From a region of the Butyrivibrio sp. AE3004 genome:
- a CDS encoding methyl-accepting chemotaxis protein, which translates to MEKKTSIRVMILVPILLLGIVSILSNVMALINLRRVNQTASTIADEYLSAITELDTIGQTSKELHTLALSHIVATDFETMTSVIAQIEAEEDVLESAIADYKRFVNENNSASYDKLQTDYRGLKDAIRILLAQSANQKTKDAYETANGLVAEKSDRFDSDVTAIIESFQINANTEKDILNSAFDMSMISSVIVIIISVVSAIIAIFMVLRHVIRPVIRAEAELNDIIESINRREGDLTRRITVDSNDEIGALSRGINEFIEHLQNIFVMITNNSTAMDKVVSDVLGSVQTSNSSASDLSALAQELSATMQEVANSAGVINKNTEEVRFEVDEMARKSLEINEYSKIMKEHADKMEQSARINMDETNAKVEHILTALNQAIEDSRSVDRVNSLTDDIMNIASQTNLLSLNASIEAARAGEAGKGFAVVAGEIGSLAENSRQTAGNIQQINSVVVNAVHNLADSANDLVAYMQNSILPEFERFVEDGEKYRDNANYIESVMADFSDKTEGFKDTFNDIAESISSITTAIDDGVRGVSSTAMSTQTLVSDMDNIARRMDENQRIAGVLNDETAIFIKI; encoded by the coding sequence ATGGAAAAGAAGACTAGTATACGTGTGATGATTTTGGTGCCGATACTTCTGTTGGGAATAGTTTCTATTCTTAGTAATGTGATGGCACTTATCAATTTAAGAAGAGTTAATCAGACTGCATCGACAATTGCTGATGAATATCTGTCAGCTATTACGGAGCTGGATACAATAGGACAGACTTCCAAAGAGTTGCATACGCTTGCTTTATCACATATTGTCGCAACTGATTTTGAAACAATGACATCAGTTATTGCACAGATAGAAGCAGAGGAAGATGTGCTTGAAAGTGCAATAGCTGATTATAAAAGATTTGTTAATGAGAATAATTCAGCAAGCTACGATAAATTGCAGACAGATTACAGGGGATTAAAGGATGCTATCAGAATATTACTAGCTCAGAGTGCCAATCAAAAGACTAAAGATGCCTATGAAACTGCAAATGGGCTTGTGGCAGAGAAGTCAGATAGATTTGACAGCGATGTTACCGCAATAATAGAGTCCTTTCAGATAAATGCAAATACTGAGAAAGATATATTGAACAGTGCATTTGATATGTCTATGATATCCAGCGTTATAGTCATTATAATAAGTGTCGTTTCTGCAATAATAGCTATTTTTATGGTACTTCGACATGTAATAAGACCTGTTATAAGAGCAGAGGCAGAACTGAATGATATTATCGAGAGTATAAACAGAAGAGAAGGAGATCTTACAAGAAGGATTACTGTTGATTCAAATGATGAAATAGGAGCTCTCAGCAGAGGAATAAATGAATTTATAGAACATTTACAGAACATTTTTGTTATGATAACCAACAATTCCACTGCCATGGACAAGGTTGTAAGTGATGTTCTTGGAAGTGTACAGACTTCAAACAGCAGTGCATCTGATCTGTCGGCACTTGCGCAGGAGTTATCGGCGACTATGCAGGAAGTTGCAAACAGTGCCGGAGTTATAAATAAAAACACTGAGGAAGTCAGATTTGAAGTTGATGAGATGGCAAGGAAGAGCCTTGAAATAAATGAATACTCAAAGATAATGAAAGAGCATGCAGACAAAATGGAGCAGTCTGCAAGGATCAATATGGATGAAACTAACGCAAAGGTTGAGCATATACTTACCGCTCTTAATCAGGCAATAGAGGACAGCCGGAGTGTTGACCGGGTCAATTCTCTTACAGATGATATTATGAATATTGCCAGCCAGACAAATCTTTTGTCACTTAATGCTTCCATTGAGGCAGCAAGAGCCGGTGAAGCAGGAAAAGGATTTGCAGTAGTTGCGGGAGAAATAGGATCACTTGCTGAAAACAGTCGCCAGACAGCAGGAAATATCCAGCAGATTAATTCTGTTGTTGTAAATGCGGTGCATAATCTTGCTGATAGTGCCAATGACCTTGTTGCATATATGCAGAACTCTATTTTGCCTGAGTTTGAAAGATTTGTTGAGGATGGTGAAAAATATAGGGATAATGCTAATTATATTGAGTCCGTAATGGCGGATTTTTCTGATAAAACGGAAGGCTTTAAAGATACATTTAACGATATAGCTGAGTCAATAAGCAGTATAACAACAGCTATTGATGATGGTGTAAGAGGTGTTTCATCTACAGCTATGAGCACACAGACTCTTGTATCCGATATGGATAATATTGCCAGGAGGATGGATGAAAACCAGAGGATTGCAGGTGTACTTAATGATGAAACCGCTATTTTCATAAAGATTTAA
- a CDS encoding extracellular solute-binding protein, with protein sequence MHKRVLGFLIMVTLIVSLTTGCGGNKSETVDVTDQEKSDFTGLSSGNVTLRVWGAKEDEELINQIISSFAAQYKGQATFNISFEPHSEASCKDDLLGDVINAPDVFTFADDQLMSFIASGVLKKVENVIEITGRNIPAACSAASFGSTLYAYPLTADNGYFLFYNKKYVNEEDARTMDGLLGAADACGKKVFMEMNSGWYMYSFFGNTDMEIGLNDDGISTFCNWNAKYTDITGIDVAEAMARIGSNHAFSSVSNDGFAAGAADGTFVAGVSGIWDESAIKDAWGDDYEAVKLPTYTVAGQQLQMASYAGYKLVGVNSYSENADWAAKFADWMTNEQNQKLRFNLRGQGPSNIKASESEDVAGSKAIKALWQQADYSDLQRVGGKYWDAAATFGTLMSEGNPSGKDLQVLLNEMVTGITGEETTGDAPGQEAETTDEAAEDIEKSADGADPEEAKDTEIIVDEKAEDHPEKAVDSPDDEAEKPVGDMQNQYGKDAESNDDENTDKTVEHTITGNGEKIEESKFDTFGERLEGIGGITGKGKIERPKAEETKTNESSDSEKVSEKNTETEDIEHQAQK encoded by the coding sequence ATGCATAAGAGGGTGTTGGGGTTTTTGATTATGGTTACTTTGATCGTTTCCTTGACAACAGGTTGCGGAGGAAATAAATCAGAAACTGTGGATGTAACCGATCAAGAGAAAAGTGATTTTACAGGTCTTTCCTCAGGTAATGTTACCCTTAGAGTATGGGGAGCCAAAGAGGATGAGGAACTGATAAATCAGATAATAAGCAGTTTTGCTGCACAATATAAAGGACAGGCCACATTTAATATTTCGTTTGAACCTCATAGTGAAGCAAGCTGTAAAGATGATCTACTTGGAGATGTTATAAATGCTCCTGATGTATTTACGTTTGCTGATGATCAGCTTATGAGTTTTATTGCATCCGGTGTTCTGAAAAAGGTAGAAAATGTAATTGAGATTACAGGAAGAAATATACCGGCAGCCTGTTCGGCAGCATCTTTTGGCAGTACGCTATATGCCTATCCGCTAACGGCTGACAACGGATATTTTCTTTTTTATAACAAAAAATATGTGAATGAAGAGGATGCCCGGACAATGGATGGGCTTCTTGGAGCAGCTGATGCCTGTGGAAAGAAAGTATTTATGGAAATGAATTCAGGCTGGTATATGTATTCATTTTTCGGAAATACTGATATGGAAATAGGGCTTAACGATGACGGAATATCAACTTTTTGTAATTGGAATGCAAAATATACCGATATAACCGGAATAGATGTTGCTGAGGCAATGGCAAGAATTGGCAGTAATCATGCTTTTAGTAGTGTAAGTAATGATGGATTTGCAGCAGGTGCGGCAGACGGCACATTTGTTGCAGGTGTAAGCGGTATATGGGATGAAAGTGCAATAAAAGATGCATGGGGTGATGATTACGAAGCAGTAAAGCTTCCTACATATACTGTTGCGGGACAGCAGCTTCAGATGGCAAGTTACGCAGGTTATAAGCTGGTTGGTGTCAACTCATATTCTGAGAATGCGGACTGGGCAGCTAAATTTGCTGACTGGATGACGAATGAACAGAACCAGAAGCTAAGATTTAATTTGCGAGGACAGGGGCCCTCAAATATAAAGGCATCTGAATCCGAAGATGTGGCCGGGTCTAAAGCGATAAAAGCGCTTTGGCAGCAGGCAGATTATTCTGATTTGCAGCGTGTTGGGGGGAAATATTGGGATGCAGCAGCTACATTTGGGACGCTAATGAGCGAAGGAAATCCTTCAGGCAAGGATTTGCAGGTGCTTTTAAATGAAATGGTAACCGGAATAACAGGTGAAGAAACAACAGGAGATGCTCCGGGACAGGAGGCAGAAACTACTGACGAAGCAGCAGAAGATATAGAGAAAAGTGCTGATGGAGCAGACCCGGAAGAAGCAAAAGATACAGAAATAATTGTTGATGAAAAGGCAGAAGATCATCCGGAAAAAGCAGTAGATAGTCCTGATGATGAAGCAGAAAAACCTGTAGGAGATATGCAGAACCAGTATGGTAAAGATGCAGAGAGTAATGATGATGAAAATACAGATAAAACAGTAGAACATACAATAACCGGAAATGGTGAAAAGATAGAAGAATCAAAGTTCGATACTTTTGGAGAAAGATTAGAAGGAATAGGAGGAATAACAGGGAAGGGAAAAATAGAAAGACCCAAGGCAGAAGAAACTAAGACAAATGAGTCTTCTGATAGTGAGAAGGTATCCGAGAAAAATACTGAAACTGAAGACATAGAGCATCAGGCACAGAAATAG
- a CDS encoding IS91 family transposase → MKRNTLQDLFRDHYEEIQYTLHPRKTEMENIDKMINCGDPAYGGAMYGCPDCGTLKFVPFRCHSRFCPTCGAMYSQKRAQAMSFKLINCQHRHCVFTISKELRHYFLEDRDLLNCLFEATSSVINRMFYKINKSQNFTPGYILVLHTFGRPLEWNPHIHCLISEGGVGDTGFWRKVKFFSYPYMRHAFQTALLNLMEDRITDPNKKALFKKEKALSYKNQKEGFYVYGKPTLADRRTVAKYIGRYLGRPVIGLSRIDSYDKEHDTVTFHYNRHEDEVLVTETIPSMEFIKRLIQHIPEKDFKMIRYYGVYGRHRESDKKLYRLIHPSKKPFFKSFLQWRSGILSAFGYDPLSCPKCNSTMKFLELRFNHKRVSLEDLYEKTMGKCRPKSRAPSTKIGIVPSYSCA, encoded by the coding sequence ATGAAACGAAATACTCTACAAGATTTATTCCGCGATCATTATGAAGAAATTCAATATACTCTTCACCCCCGCAAGACCGAAATGGAAAACATCGATAAGATGATCAATTGCGGGGATCCTGCCTATGGCGGCGCCATGTACGGCTGCCCTGATTGTGGTACTCTCAAATTTGTTCCCTTTCGTTGTCATTCTAGATTCTGCCCTACATGTGGTGCCATGTATTCACAAAAGCGTGCTCAGGCTATGTCATTTAAGCTCATAAACTGTCAGCACCGTCACTGCGTATTCACCATATCAAAAGAATTACGCCATTACTTTCTCGAAGATCGTGACCTTCTTAATTGTCTTTTTGAAGCTACCAGCAGTGTTATTAACCGGATGTTCTACAAAATCAACAAGAGTCAGAACTTTACACCTGGTTACATCCTTGTTCTTCACACATTTGGTCGTCCTTTGGAATGGAATCCTCATATCCACTGCCTCATATCTGAAGGTGGTGTTGGAGACACCGGCTTCTGGCGCAAAGTAAAGTTCTTCAGTTACCCCTATATGCGCCATGCTTTTCAGACTGCTCTTCTGAATCTAATGGAAGATCGTATTACTGATCCCAATAAGAAAGCATTGTTTAAAAAAGAAAAAGCTCTCTCCTACAAAAATCAGAAAGAAGGCTTCTATGTCTATGGCAAACCCACTCTCGCTGACAGACGTACTGTTGCTAAATATATAGGCAGATATCTTGGTCGTCCTGTAATCGGGCTCTCAAGAATTGACTCTTATGATAAAGAGCATGATACTGTTACTTTCCACTACAACAGACATGAGGACGAAGTCCTTGTCACCGAGACCATACCTTCAATGGAATTCATCAAACGTCTTATACAGCACATACCAGAAAAAGACTTTAAGATGATACGTTATTATGGCGTGTATGGTCGTCATAGGGAGTCAGACAAAAAACTTTACCGTCTGATTCATCCTTCCAAAAAGCCATTCTTTAAATCATTCCTTCAATGGCGTTCAGGTATCCTGTCAGCATTCGGATATGATCCATTAAGTTGTCCCAAATGCAACAGCACCATGAAATTTCTTGAGTTGCGCTTCAACCACAAACGTGTTTCTCTCGAAGACTTATACGAAAAGACAATGGGAAAATGCCGTCCCAAGAGCAGAGCTCCGTCTACAAAAATCGGCATTGTTCCCTCGTATTCCTGCGCATGA
- the dnaB gene encoding replicative DNA helicase, translating to MPEENVIQRTMPNSLEAEQSVVGAMIIDKDAIQIASEIISGDDFYNRQLGMLFEAMVELHKEGTPVDGITLQNHLKEKNAPPQVYDMNYILGMAEAVPTSANVKFYAEIVHEKSKLRELIHSCGDIINNCYNDNMDLADLMTDTEKEIFRITQLRNSGEFVPISEVVMNALNKIEQASKMQGTVTGLATGFTDLDYRTAGFQPSDLILIAARPSMGKTAFVLNIAQYMAFHQDKTVAIFSLEMSKEQLVNRLMSMESHVDSQHIRTGNMTDMDWENLIESADLIGKSHLIIDDTPGISIQELQSKCRKYKMEHNLHIIMIDYLQLMSGSGKRSSESRQQEVSEISRALKALARELNVPVVALSQLSRAVESRPDHRPMMSDLRESGAIEQDADMVMFIYRDDYYNKDTDRKGVSEIIIAKQRNGPIGTVELAWLPEFTKFANLEPSRKNNFEE from the coding sequence ATGCCTGAAGAAAATGTTATACAGCGTACCATGCCTAACAGTCTTGAGGCAGAACAGTCAGTTGTAGGTGCGATGATTATAGATAAAGATGCTATTCAGATAGCATCTGAGATTATTTCCGGCGATGATTTTTACAACAGGCAGCTTGGGATGCTTTTTGAAGCAATGGTAGAGCTGCACAAGGAGGGAACTCCTGTTGATGGAATTACCTTGCAAAATCATCTGAAAGAGAAAAATGCACCCCCACAGGTGTATGATATGAATTATATTCTTGGCATGGCTGAAGCAGTACCAACATCAGCTAACGTGAAATTCTATGCTGAGATAGTTCATGAAAAGAGTAAGCTTCGTGAACTTATTCATTCATGCGGAGATATTATAAACAATTGTTATAACGATAATATGGATCTGGCAGATCTGATGACAGATACGGAGAAAGAAATTTTCCGTATTACTCAGCTGAGAAACAGCGGAGAATTTGTTCCTATCAGTGAGGTTGTCATGAATGCTCTTAACAAGATAGAGCAGGCAAGCAAGATGCAGGGAACGGTTACGGGATTAGCGACCGGATTCACGGATCTTGATTACAGGACAGCAGGTTTTCAACCGTCGGATCTTATATTGATTGCGGCACGTCCTTCAATGGGTAAAACCGCTTTTGTTTTGAATATTGCGCAGTACATGGCTTTCCATCAGGATAAGACGGTTGCAATTTTTTCTTTGGAAATGTCAAAGGAACAGCTCGTAAATCGTTTGATGTCTATGGAATCTCATGTTGATTCTCAGCATATCAGAACCGGTAATATGACTGATATGGATTGGGAAAACCTTATAGAAAGTGCTGACCTTATTGGTAAATCGCATCTGATAATTGATGATACTCCCGGAATCTCCATTCAGGAGCTTCAGTCCAAATGCAGAAAATATAAGATGGAGCATAATCTTCACATTATCATGATTGACTACCTGCAATTAATGAGCGGAAGTGGGAAAAGATCATCAGAATCACGACAGCAGGAGGTATCAGAGATTTCAAGAGCATTAAAAGCCCTGGCCCGTGAATTAAATGTTCCGGTTGTTGCCTTGTCACAGCTTTCCCGAGCTGTTGAATCAAGACCTGATCATCGACCGATGATGTCAGATCTTCGTGAATCAGGAGCTATTGAGCAGGATGCGGACATGGTTATGTTTATTTACCGTGACGACTATTATAATAAGGATACGGATCGTAAGGGTGTTTCTGAGATAATTATAGCCAAGCAGAGAAATGGTCCTATTGGTACTGTTGAACTCGCATGGCTGCCTGAATTTACAAAATTTGCAAATCTTGAACCATCCCGAAAAAATAATTTCGAAGAATGA
- the rplI gene encoding 50S ribosomal protein L9, whose product MEVILLEDVKSLGKKGDIVKVSDGYASNFILPKKLGVEATKANLTNLKNHQAKDARDAQALLEKMQEYAKEIEKATVRLTMKAGEGGRVFGSVSSKEIATEAKKQFGFDIDKKKIQLPEPIRTFGTTEVPVKLHPKVTATLKVSVTEA is encoded by the coding sequence ATGGAAGTAATTTTACTTGAGGATGTTAAATCACTTGGAAAAAAGGGTGATATTGTAAAGGTAAGCGATGGATATGCATCTAACTTTATTTTACCCAAAAAGTTGGGGGTAGAAGCTACAAAAGCAAATCTTACAAATCTTAAAAACCATCAGGCAAAGGATGCCAGGGATGCACAGGCCCTGCTTGAGAAAATGCAGGAGTATGCAAAGGAAATTGAAAAGGCGACCGTTCGTCTTACAATGAAAGCAGGAGAGGGCGGAAGAGTATTTGGTTCGGTTTCTTCTAAGGAAATTGCTACTGAAGCTAAGAAACAGTTTGGATTTGATATTGATAAGAAAAAGATTCAGCTTCCTGAACCTATTCGTACCTTTGGGACAACTGAAGTGCCTGTAAAGCTTCATCCTAAGGTTACAGCAACTCTTAAGGTATCTGTAACGGAGGCCTGA
- a CDS encoding DHH family phosphoesterase, with protein MPKTRIKLKGKLRTFLRIFIYLGILLAFVTIAVFTVDFTAGLIVAAFTALYCMAVLYLDFYNKPIIMNELVSFATEYGQIQKRLLRELDLPYALLDDTGKVVWTNVAFERATHQDKGFRKSISVLFSNITPDKFPVGDEETHNDVEFEGNFYSLKMRKISLEEMAVNSDIIDAEGYDGYLIAVYLFDETALRLAINEVDSQSLAAGLIYIDNYDEALESVEEVRRSLLTALIDRKINKYIATCDGIAKKIEKDKYFVVMPKKSAQYLKEVRFDILEDVKTVNIGNEMAVTLSIGVGLDGLSYAQNYEFARNAIDVALGRGGDQAVVKTPDEIMYFGGKSQKVEKSTRVKARVKAHALKEIINGKDTVIVMGHRLGDVDSFGSSVGIYRIAKTLDRRCHIVLNDVTNSMKPLVDLFKDNPEYESDMIINNQQAIDIAGNNVVLVVVDVNKPSITECPELLKFCKTIVVLDHHRQGTEVIENATLSYVEPYASSACEMVSEVLQYIDETVKIRTEEADSMYSGIVVDTNNFMNKSGVRTFEAAAFLRRNGADVTRVRKLFREDATEYKAKADAVGQAEIYRGAYAISVCSADEVQSPTIVAAQAANELLNIKGVKASFTLTNYQNQIYVSARSIDEVNVQIIMERLGGGGHISSAGCQFEGVSLEEAKNMIKSQLDSMIESGELA; from the coding sequence ATGCCGAAGACTAGAATAAAGTTAAAGGGAAAACTAAGGACATTTCTTCGTATTTTTATTTATCTTGGAATATTACTGGCATTTGTGACGATTGCCGTGTTCACGGTGGATTTCACGGCCGGACTTATAGTTGCGGCATTTACAGCGCTTTATTGTATGGCCGTATTATATCTGGATTTTTATAACAAGCCAATCATAATGAATGAATTGGTAAGCTTTGCTACGGAATATGGACAAATACAAAAGCGTCTTTTAAGAGAACTGGATCTACCGTATGCTCTTCTGGATGACACCGGTAAAGTAGTGTGGACTAATGTGGCATTTGAAAGGGCAACGCATCAGGACAAAGGATTCAGAAAATCTATTTCTGTCCTTTTTTCAAATATTACTCCGGATAAATTTCCTGTGGGAGATGAAGAAACGCATAATGATGTCGAGTTTGAGGGTAATTTCTATTCATTGAAGATGAGAAAGATATCCTTGGAGGAGATGGCTGTAAATAGTGATATTATTGATGCGGAAGGATATGATGGATATCTGATAGCAGTTTATCTTTTTGATGAAACCGCTCTAAGACTTGCAATTAACGAAGTAGATTCGCAGAGTCTTGCTGCAGGACTTATTTATATAGATAATTATGACGAGGCACTTGAGAGTGTTGAAGAGGTTAGGAGATCACTTCTTACAGCCCTTATTGATAGAAAAATAAATAAGTATATTGCTACCTGTGATGGTATTGCAAAGAAGATTGAAAAAGATAAGTATTTTGTTGTAATGCCAAAAAAGTCAGCTCAATACTTAAAGGAAGTTCGATTTGACATTCTGGAGGATGTTAAAACCGTAAATATAGGTAATGAGATGGCTGTTACATTAAGTATCGGTGTTGGACTTGATGGACTTTCCTATGCTCAGAATTATGAGTTTGCAAGAAATGCTATTGATGTAGCGCTGGGCCGCGGAGGAGATCAGGCTGTTGTTAAAACTCCGGATGAGATAATGTACTTTGGAGGAAAGAGTCAGAAGGTAGAGAAGAGTACCAGAGTAAAAGCAAGGGTAAAGGCTCATGCTCTAAAGGAAATTATAAATGGTAAAGATACTGTAATCGTAATGGGACACAGACTTGGAGATGTTGACAGCTTTGGTTCTTCGGTAGGCATATACAGAATAGCTAAAACATTGGACAGAAGATGCCATATTGTCTTAAATGATGTGACAAATTCCATGAAGCCGCTGGTAGATCTCTTTAAGGATAATCCGGAATATGAGTCTGACATGATTATAAATAATCAGCAGGCAATTGATATTGCAGGTAATAATGTTGTTCTTGTTGTTGTTGATGTTAATAAGCCAAGTATTACAGAGTGTCCGGAATTACTGAAGTTCTGTAAAACAATAGTTGTTCTTGATCATCACAGACAGGGAACTGAAGTTATTGAAAATGCTACATTGTCGTATGTTGAGCCTTATGCATCAAGTGCATGTGAGATGGTTTCAGAGGTCTTACAGTATATTGATGAGACTGTCAAGATCCGTACAGAGGAAGCTGACAGTATGTATTCGGGAATTGTGGTTGATACCAATAATTTCATGAATAAATCGGGTGTCAGAACCTTTGAAGCTGCAGCTTTTCTTAGGAGAAACGGGGCTGATGTAACCAGAGTAAGAAAGCTTTTCAGAGAAGATGCTACAGAATATAAGGCTAAGGCTGATGCTGTGGGGCAGGCAGAAATATATCGTGGAGCATATGCTATTTCGGTATGCTCTGCTGATGAAGTCCAGAGTCCTACAATAGTTGCAGCTCAGGCTGCTAATGAACTTCTAAATATTAAAGGAGTTAAAGCAAGCTTTACTCTTACAAATTATCAGAATCAGATCTATGTGAGTGCACGTTCTATAGATGAGGTTAATGTTCAGATAATCATGGAAAGACTCGGTGGAGGAGGTCATATCAGTTCTGCCGGATGTCAATTTGAAGGTGTTAGCTTAGAGGAAGCTAAAAATATGATAAAGAGTCAGCTTGATAGCATGATAGAATCCGGTGAATTGGCATAA
- the rpsR gene encoding 30S ribosomal protein S18: protein MAFNKSDRTDSPVRRKGGMHRRKKVCVFCGKDNAIDYKDTAKLKKFVSESGKILPRRITGNCAKHQRELTSAIKRARHLALMPYEAE, encoded by the coding sequence ATGGCTTTCAATAAGTCTGATAGAACCGATTCTCCTGTAAGAAGAAAAGGTGGTATGCACAGAAGAAAGAAAGTTTGTGTTTTCTGTGGAAAAGACAACGCTATTGATTATAAAGATACAGCAAAGCTGAAGAAGTTTGTTTCTGAGAGTGGAAAGATTCTTCCCAGACGTATCACAGGTAACTGTGCTAAGCACCAGAGAGAGCTTACATCAGCTATCAAGCGTGCAAGACATCTTGCACTTATGCCTTACGAGGCAGAGTAA
- a CDS encoding single-stranded DNA-binding protein, with protein MNKVILMGRLTRDPEVRYSQGESSLAIARYSLAVDRRFNRNNQDGQTADFINCVAFGKSGEFAEKYFKKGTKIAVTGRIQTGSYTNKEGQKVYTTEVVVEDQEFAESKNANGGNAGFSGSSPAPSFDAPSNNGSGDGFINLPDGIDEELPFN; from the coding sequence ATGAATAAAGTTATACTTATGGGACGTTTAACAAGAGATCCTGAGGTAAGATATTCTCAGGGGGAGAGTTCTCTTGCAATTGCAAGATATTCACTTGCAGTAGACAGAAGATTTAACAGAAATAACCAGGATGGTCAGACCGCAGATTTTATTAACTGTGTTGCATTTGGTAAGAGTGGTGAATTTGCTGAGAAATACTTCAAGAAGGGAACTAAAATTGCCGTCACAGGCCGTATCCAGACCGGTAGTTACACTAATAAGGAAGGCCAGAAAGTATACACTACTGAAGTAGTAGTTGAGGATCAGGAATTTGCTGAGAGCAAAAATGCTAATGGTGGAAATGCCGGATTCTCAGGTAGCTCACCCGCACCTTCATTTGATGCACCAAGTAACAATGGTTCAGGTGATGGGTTCATCAATCTTCCCGATGGAATTGATGAGGAGCTTCCGTTCAATTAA
- the rpsF gene encoding 30S ribosomal protein S6: protein MTKYELAVIVNAKIEDDARTAAVDKCKALIERFGGQITNVDEWGKKKLAYEINKMNEGFYYFIQFDAETTAPADIEKRVRIVDGVIRYLLVKQDEA, encoded by the coding sequence ATGACAAAATATGAGTTAGCCGTTATCGTTAACGCAAAGATCGAAGACGACGCCAGAACAGCTGCAGTTGACAAGTGCAAGGCTTTGATCGAGAGATTCGGCGGACAGATCACAAATGTTGATGAGTGGGGCAAGAAGAAGCTTGCTTATGAGATCAACAAGATGAATGAAGGCTTCTATTATTTCATTCAGTTCGATGCTGAGACTACAGCACCTGCTGATATCGAGAAGCGTGTCCGCATCGTCGATGGCGTCATTCGTTATTTGCTTGTTAAGCAGGACGAGGCCTAA
- a CDS encoding NAD-dependent protein deacylase: MDDKIRELKELIDGSDNIVFFGGAGVSTESGVPDFRSEDGLYHQHYKYPPEQMLSHSFYMRMPEEFFRFYKDKLLVKGIMPNKAHLKLAELEKQGKLRAIITQNIDGLHQAAGSKEVLELHGSVHRNYCERCGKFYDFDFMAECEGVPYCDCGGRIKPDVVLYEEGLDMDVMSRAVDYIANADVLIIGGTSLVVYPAAGLIDYYRGHKLVLINKQATTRDSQADLVIQGPIGEVLSQV, encoded by the coding sequence ATGGATGATAAGATTAGAGAGTTAAAAGAATTAATTGATGGTAGTGATAATATAGTTTTTTTTGGAGGTGCCGGAGTATCTACCGAGAGCGGGGTTCCGGATTTTAGAAGTGAAGACGGTCTTTATCATCAACACTACAAGTACCCGCCTGAACAGATGCTGAGTCATAGCTTCTACATGAGAATGCCTGAAGAATTTTTTAGATTTTATAAAGATAAACTTCTGGTAAAAGGAATAATGCCTAATAAAGCTCATTTAAAGCTTGCCGAATTGGAAAAACAGGGAAAACTCAGAGCAATCATTACACAGAATATAGATGGACTGCATCAGGCTGCGGGTAGCAAAGAAGTCCTTGAACTTCACGGGAGCGTTCATAGAAACTATTGTGAACGTTGTGGAAAGTTTTATGATTTTGATTTTATGGCTGAGTGTGAAGGTGTGCCATATTGTGATTGTGGAGGACGTATAAAACCGGACGTAGTTCTTTACGAAGAAGGACTTGATATGGATGTTATGAGCAGGGCAGTGGATTACATAGCAAATGCGGATGTACTTATAATTGGTGGAACTTCTCTGGTCGTATATCCTGCTGCAGGATTGATTGATTATTATAGAGGACATAAGCTTGTGCTGATAAATAAACAGGCTACTACCAGAGATAGTCAGGCAGATTTGGTGATACAGGGACCTATTGGCGAAGTATTAAGCCAGGTTTGA